From the genome of Onthophagus taurus isolate NC chromosome 5, IU_Otau_3.0, whole genome shotgun sequence, one region includes:
- the LOC111418750 gene encoding lactosylceramide 4-alpha-galactosyltransferase-like yields MNYFIRCFVVIISLGLFYLASYWLLVTNNTTSVSNKHETTSKESPPILKNLFDLVVKENSIFFLETSMKDFEHEVVTINRRASCALESAALHHQNRTIYYIYVFPNDTETIYIKEKYLNMVLTYENIQVVYAKIDDLVRNTEIEELFSKHLIETSPFFVEHFSDAFRAIILMKFGGIYMDSDVIVLKSLDDLGGNFIGKEISTILASGIMGFDENGIDLLSAALEDLNKNYNPKSWGGHGPLLFTKWVKKMCNATANFSYHECDYLRILPTNAFYPVSYGIWRHFFNPKYIDEIRNMVKNSYLIHIWNKLTHGFILEADSNAPYLIFAREHCPKTVSKLYKSF; encoded by the exons ATGAACTATTTTATACGTTGTTTCGTCGTTATAATTTCACTCGGACTTTTTTATCTCGCCTCTTATTGGCTATTAGTAACCAATAATACAACATCCGTATCAAACAAACATGAAACAACATCAAAGGAAAGTCCgccaatattaaaaaatctctTTGATTTAGTTGTTAAAGAAAACTCGATATTCTTCTTGGAGACATCTATGAAAGATTTTGAACACGAAGTCGTCACAATAAATCGTCGAGCATCTTGTGCTTTGGAATCGGCAGCTTTACATCACCAAAATAGAactatttattacatttacgTGTTCCCAAATGATAccgaaacgatttatatcaaagaaaaatatttaaatatggtCTTAACCTACGAAAATATTCAAGTTGTTTACgcaaaaatcgacgatttagTTAGAAATACGGAAATTGAAGAATTATTCAGTAAGCATTTAATTGAAACTTCGCCTTTTTTCGTTGAACATTTTAGCGATGCTTTTCGTGCaatcattttaatgaaatttggtGGGATTTATATGGACAGTGACGTAATCGTTTTAAAATCGTTGGACGATTTGGGTGGTAATTTTATTGGAAAAGAAATCTCGACTATTTTGGCGAGCGGAATTATGGGTTTTGATGAAAATGGAATAGATCTGTTGAGTGCAGCTTTAGAGgatcttaacaaaaattataatccaAAATCGTGGGGAGGACATGGACCTCTTTTATTTACtaa GTGGGtgaaaaaaatgtgtaatgcAACAGCAAATTTCTCATACCATGAGTGTGATTATTTAAGAATCCTTCCCACAAACGCCTTTTATCCGGTTTCTTATGGAATTTGGAGGCACTTCTTTAATCCAAAATATATTGATGAAATTCGGAACATGGTCAAAAATAGCTATCTAATTCATATTTGGAATAAATTGACTCACGGTTTTATATTGGAAGCTGATTCAAACGCTCCGTATTTAATTTTCGCGAGAGAACATTGTCCAAAAACTGTTTCGAAAttatataaatcgttttaa